The Streptomyces sp. NBC_00435 nucleotide sequence GCGCGAAGTAGCCGAGGGAGTCGCGGTCGCCGTGCCGGGCGAGCAGGACGCGCAGCTTCTCCTCGTCCTCCTCGCCGAGCGGGTCCACGGCGCGGCGCGAGCGGAAGGCCGCGAACAGCACGGCGAGCAGCAGCAGCGTCGACATCACGTTGATGGTGACGTCCACCCAGCCCGGGGTGGTGATGGAGTTGTACGCCTTGTCGTCGGGGGCCAGGGTGACCAGCCGCATCACGCCGTACCGCCAGCGGGCCAGGAACGTGGCGTCGGCGGCGTCCGGGTCGGTGTTGGTGGCGCCGACGAGGAGCGCGGCGACCAGGGAGGTCACCAGCAGGCCCACGGAGGCGACCAGGCTGGCCAGCAGTGGGTTGGAGCGGTCGCCCTTGGCGTAGAACTCCCGGCGGCCCAGCAGCAGGGCGCCGACGAAGAGCGCGGTCAGCCCGAAGGCCACCCAGTTCTGGGCGTGCCCGCGGAACTCCGGATAGCAGAACTCGTACGTGCCGCCCGAGCACGGGGTGAAGGAGGCGACGGCGGCCATGGCGAAGGCCACCAGCAACAGGCCGCTGAGGACGAGGTTCAGGATCCAGGCCGCCCGCTTGCGGCGGCCCATGGTGACGGTGAGCAGCAGCGAGAACGCCGCGGAGGCGAAGCCCGCCGTGAGCAGGTACGGGGTGTAGAAATCGGCGGTGCTGTGCCGGCGCAGGTCCTGCCCGAGCGAGAACCACACCGCGCTGAGCAGGTTGACGAAGGTGACGGCGCGCAGGTACCAGACCACGAAGGTGGCGCTTCGCCTCGATCGGAGGCTTCCCCGCCCACCCTCCCGGGTGTTCCCCTGGCCGTTCCCCTGGCCGGGTTCCCGGCCGCCCCCTGGTTTGCCGTTGCCGCTCGGATCCCCACCGGTTCCTCGGTCGGTCTTCCGCTCGGTCTCTGCGCTGGTCAAACGGACCTCTCCCATAAAAGCGATGATATGGGGCATCGCGGTCCGAGCTCGGCTGCCCCGGGGGCCACGGCCTGGTCAGGACCACGGGCCCCGGTGACTCATTCGGCCGGCTCGACGGCCCTCTCCGGGAGCTCCGCCGCGAGTGCGGCGGCCGCCTGGACGAGGGGAAGTGCCAGCAACGCCCCGGTTCCTTCTCCCACAGTGACGCCGTGGTCGAGCACCGGGTTGAGCGCCATCCGGTCCAGGGCCTTGGCCTGGCCGGGCTCCCCACTGGCGTGTCCGGCCAGCCACCAGTCCGGGGCCCGGAAAGCGGCCCGTTGGGCCACCAGTCCGCAGGCCGCCGAGACGACTCCGTCGAGGATGACGGGGGTGCGGCGCACCGCGCACTGGAGCAGGAAGCCGGTGATCGCGGCGACGTCCGCACCACCGACGGCGGCCAGCAGTGCGACCTGATCCCCGAGGACGGGCCGGGCGCGTCGCAGCGCGTCGCGGATCGCCGCGCACTTGCGCATCCAGGTCAGGTCGTCGATCGGTACGCCGCCGCGGCCGGTGACCACGGAGGCGTCGGTGCCGCACAGGGCGGCGACGAGGGTGGCGGCGACGGTGGTCCCGCCGACGCTCAGGTCTCCGAGGACGACCAGGTCGGTCCCGGAGTCGGCCTCCTCGTCCGCGATCCGCATCCCGAGCCGCAGCGCCTGCGCGGCCTCCTCGGCCGTGAGCGCGTCCTCCACGTCGATCCGCCCGCTGCCGCTCCGTACGCGGTGCTTGGTGATCTCCTCCGGCAACAGCCCCGGGTCGCAGGCCAGACCGGCGTCGACGATCCGCACCGAGGCGCCGAGCCGCGCGGCCAGGATCGCCACCGGGCTCTTCCCGTCGAGGACCGAGCGCACCAGCTCGTGGGCGCTGCCGGCGGGCCGGACGGACACGCCCTCGGCGGCGACCCCGTGGTCGGCGGCGAACAGCACGACGCGCGGACACACGATCGGCTGGACCGGCACGCGCCCCTGCGCGGCGGCGAGCCACTCGGCGAGTTCGTCGAGCCGCCCCAGCGCCCCGGCCGGCACGGCCTGCCGTTCACGGCGTTCCTCGGCGTCACGCCGCACGCCCCCGTCGGGGCGCTCGATCAGATCGGAGAAGTCGTCGAGATTCAGCGTGGTCATCTGCCAGAGAGTACAGCGGACCCCCAACGGCCCAGAACGGCCTCGGGGTCAGGCGCCCGACCGCGCACCGCGGAGCTGTGACCGGGCTGCCGCGGGGCTACTCCTTCAGCACCAGCGCCTGCCCCGCGACCACCAGCAGCACGTGCTCGCACTCGTCGGCGACCCCCGCGTTCAGCCTCCCCAGTTCGTCCCGGAAGCGGCGCCCCGACGCGGTCGCGGGGACCACGCCCGAGCCCACCTCGTTGCTGACCAGTACCACCGGGCGGCGGGTCGCGCGGACCGCGGCCACGAGCTCCGCGGTCCGTTCCCTGAGCTCCTTGGCGCCCCGATCCGCCCAGACCGCGTCGTCCCACGCCCCCACCCGGTCCATCGCGTCCGTCAGCCACAGCGCCAGGCAGTCGATCAGCAGCGCCGGTCCCTCCTGTGCCAGCAGCGGCACCAGGTCGCAGGTCTCCACCGTGCGCCAGGACGAGGGCCGGCGCTCCCGGTGGAGGCCGATCCGCGAGGCCCATTCGGGGTCGCCCTCCCGCGTACCGCCCGTGGCGACGTAGACGACCTCCGGGTAGCCGGCCAGCCGGCGCTCCGCCTCGTACGACTTGCCCGACCGGGCCCCGCCCAGCACCAGGGTCCGGCGCGGCACCTCGGGCAGCACCCGGTACTCCCCGGCCACCACCGTCGTCCCGTCCGGCAGCACCCTCGCGCCCGCCGCCGCGCACCGGCGCAGCAGTTCCGCGCCCGGCGGGGTGTCGTGGTCCAGGTGGACGGCGATCACGTCCGTGGCCGGGCCCACCGCTCCGCTCGCCCGCAGCCGCGCCAATGCCTCGGGCCTGCCGAGCACATCCGCGAGCACCACGTCGTACGGGCTCCGGCCGCTGGTCCCGTTCACTCCGGCGGGGGCCCCGCCGGGCGGCAGGTACAGCATCCGGGCGCCGTCCGGCCCGGTCACCTCGTACCCGGTGCCCGGGGCGTCCATCGCCACCGCCCGCACCCGGTGCCCGGAGATCACCGCGAGCTCCCGCCCGTCCGGCACCCGCCCGGCCGCCGGCAGCCCCGGCGGAAGCTCGACCGGCGGGCCGTCGTGCGGGTGCGTCAGCAGGACCTGCCGCACACCGGCCAGGGAGTGCCCCGCGCGGGCCCCCGCGAGCACCGCTCCGGGTGTCAGGTCGAGCAGCAGTGCCCCGTCCACGAGCACGGAGGTGGCCGCGCGCGACCGGGGCCCGACGCAGACCGCGCAGACGGCGCAGGGACAGCCGGGGCGGGGCAGTCCTTCGGGGGTGCCGGTGCCGAGCAGAGTGAGTTCCACAGGATGATCCTCCCGCGTCGCCGGGACTGCTGCGCGCCCGGTTAGTCTGCGGGCACACTCAAGGCGAGAAGCGTGTGAGAAGCGGACGAGCAACGGAGGCGGACATGGCGTGGACGTGGCGGTTCGAGGCGGCCGACGGCAGTGAGACGAGCCCCTCGGTGGTGCCGGAGGAGTTCACCACGCAGGGCGACGCCGAATCGTGGATCGGGGAGTACTGGAAGGACCTGCTGGAGGGCGGCACCGAGCAGGTGAAGCTGTCCGACGACGGCGGGGTCCAGCTGTACACGATGAGCCTGCGCGAGGCCGCCGAGCTCTGACCGGACGCCGCCCCGCGACAGCCGGGTGCGTGGGAGCCCGGACCCCTGCGGGGGTCCGGGCTCTGGCGTGTTCGAGGTTCGGCGCGTACCGGGTTCGGCGCGTACCGGGTTCGGCCGCTCAGCCCCGTACGCCGCACAGGTGCAGCAGCGCTGCGGCCCCGCGGTACGGGTCGGTCCGCCCGGCGCGGTCCTCGGCGGCGAGCAGCCGCTCCAACTCCGCGTCGCCGGGGAGCTCCGCCCCCGCCTCGGTGCCGTCGGTGAAGACGCGTACGCCGTACCAGGTCTGCAGCGGGGCGCCGATCCCGGACAGGGTCGAGGTCAGCGTGGCCAGCCGGTCGGCGCGCACGTCCAGGCCCAGCCGGTTCGTGTAGGCGACGGTGTCGAAGGCGGCCAGTGCGGCCGTCCAGTCGCCTTCCAGGCCGGGCCGCATGGCGAGCGCGTCGCCGTTGCGCACCAGCAGGGACAGCAGTCCGCCGGGGGCCAGCATCCGGGCGAGCCCGGCGAGCATGGCGTCCGGCTCGGGCACGTACATGAGCACGCCGTGGCACAGCACCACGTCGAAGCTGCCCGGCAGGAAGTGCGCGCCGGTCTCCCGGCCGTCGCCCTCCATCAGCCGGACGCGGTCCTGGATCCCGGCGGGCTCGGCGGCCAGTACCTCACGAGCCACGGCCAGCATGGCGGGGTCCTGCTCCAGGCCCGTCACCATGTGGCCGGCGCGGGCCAGGCGCAGCGCCTGCGTCCCCTGGCCCATGCCCACGTCGAGGACGCGCAGCCGCTGCCCGACGGGGAAGCGGCTCGCGACCTGCTCGTCGACCTGGCGGCCGACGAGCTCCTGGCGCACGGCGTTGCGGAGCCCGCCCAGACCTTCGAGCCACAGCCGGGACCCGTCGGTGAATCCGCCCCCGCCGGACGCTCCGGGCGCCCCTCGGCTCAGGGTCGTTCCCCGCGCTTGACCTGCGGCTTGGGCAGACGCAGCCGGCGCATCTGGAGCGTGCGCATGAGGCCGTACGCGACGGCGCCGCGCTTGGGCTCGTCCGGGAAGCGCTTGTTCAGCGCGCTGCGCAGCCGGATGAACATGCCGACGGAGTCGACGAGGATCAGCGCGATCACGCCGAGCCAGAGCAGCAGCGCGATGTTCTGGAGGTTCTGCACCCGCACCATGCTGAGCACCAGGATGATCACGGCCAGCGGCAGGAACATCTCGGCGACGGAGAAGCGGGAGTCCACGAAGTCGCGTACGAAGCGGCGGACGGGACCCTTGTCGCGGTTGGGCAGATAACGCTCGTCACCATTGGCGAGGGCCTCGCGCTGCCTGGCCATCTCGACCCGGCGGCGCTCACGAGCTCGCTTGGCATCCTCCTTGCGATTGCCGGTCGAGGCCACCACGGCCTTGCGCTGCGACTGGGCCACAGCACGCTTCGGCGTCGGGCGGCCCTTCGGGGCCTGCGGGTCACGGGGCTGCGAGAGGTCGGCGCTCACCTTGTCGGTGGCGGCGTCCTTCTCTTCCTTGGAGGATCGGCTACCAAACACAAAACCCAAGGGTACGTGGTTGCGGACACGGGCCCCGTTCCGGTGGGGAACGATCCGGCAACGGCGGGCGTCTTCCCTGAGGAAGCACCTACTCCTTACGCCTGACACGGCGGCGGAGCACTCGTCCTGGAGGAGGAGCGCATCCGTGCTCGAACAGTGCGGTAATAGAGGCAGGGCCCGTACTGTGGGTTCTGTTGGTGACCTGGAGCGAAGTCCGTCTAGAAGGGGGCGCGCGAAGCCCATGAGCGGTGTCATGAAGCGTATGGGGATGATCTTCCGCGCGAAGGCGAACAAGGCCCTGGACCGGGCCGAGGACCCGCGCGAAACCCTCGACTACTCGTACCAGAAGCAGCTGGAGCTGCTTCAGAAGGTGCGCCGGGGCGTCGCCGACGTGGCGACCTCCCGCAAGCGGCTGGAGCTGCAGCTCAACCAGCTCCAGGGCCAGTCCAGCAAGCTGGAGGACCAGGGCCGCAAGGCGCTGGCGCTGGGCCGCGAGGACCTGGCCCGCGAGGCCCTGTCCCGCCGCGCCTCGCTGCAGCAGCAGGTCAGCGACCTGGAGGTGCAGCACCAGACCCTGCAGGGCGAGGAGGAGAAGCTGACCCTCGCCGCGCAGCGCCTGCAGGCCAAGGTGGACGCCTTCCGCACCAAGAAGGAGACCATCAAGGCCACGTACACGGCCGCCCAGGCGCAGACGCGGATCGCCGAGTCCTTCTCCGGCATCTCCGAGGAGATGAGCGACGTCGGACTCGCCATCCAGCGCGCCGAGGACAAGACGGCGCAGCTGCAGGCCCGCGCCGGCGCGATCGACGAGCTGCTGGCCTCCGGCGCGCTCGACGACCAGAGCGGCCTCGGGTCCAAGGACGACATCCAGGCCGAGCTGGACCGCCTCTCGGGCGGGACCGACGTG carries:
- the cobT gene encoding nicotinate-nucleotide--dimethylbenzimidazole phosphoribosyltransferase; this encodes MTTLNLDDFSDLIERPDGGVRRDAEERRERQAVPAGALGRLDELAEWLAAAQGRVPVQPIVCPRVVLFAADHGVAAEGVSVRPAGSAHELVRSVLDGKSPVAILAARLGASVRIVDAGLACDPGLLPEEITKHRVRSGSGRIDVEDALTAEEAAQALRLGMRIADEEADSGTDLVVLGDLSVGGTTVAATLVAALCGTDASVVTGRGGVPIDDLTWMRKCAAIRDALRRARPVLGDQVALLAAVGGADVAAITGFLLQCAVRRTPVILDGVVSAACGLVAQRAAFRAPDWWLAGHASGEPGQAKALDRMALNPVLDHGVTVGEGTGALLALPLVQAAAALAAELPERAVEPAE
- a CDS encoding bifunctional adenosylcobinamide kinase/adenosylcobinamide-phosphate guanylyltransferase; translation: MELTLLGTGTPEGLPRPGCPCAVCAVCVGPRSRAATSVLVDGALLLDLTPGAVLAGARAGHSLAGVRQVLLTHPHDGPPVELPPGLPAAGRVPDGRELAVISGHRVRAVAMDAPGTGYEVTGPDGARMLYLPPGGAPAGVNGTSGRSPYDVVLADVLGRPEALARLRASGAVGPATDVIAVHLDHDTPPGAELLRRCAAAGARVLPDGTTVVAGEYRVLPEVPRRTLVLGGARSGKSYEAERRLAGYPEVVYVATGGTREGDPEWASRIGLHRERRPSSWRTVETCDLVPLLAQEGPALLIDCLALWLTDAMDRVGAWDDAVWADRGAKELRERTAELVAAVRATRRPVVLVSNEVGSGVVPATASGRRFRDELGRLNAGVADECEHVLLVVAGQALVLKE
- a CDS encoding class I SAM-dependent methyltransferase, with the translated sequence MRQELVGRQVDEQVASRFPVGQRLRVLDVGMGQGTQALRLARAGHMVTGLEQDPAMLAVAREVLAAEPAGIQDRVRLMEGDGRETGAHFLPGSFDVVLCHGVLMYVPEPDAMLAGLARMLAPGGLLSLLVRNGDALAMRPGLEGDWTAALAAFDTVAYTNRLGLDVRADRLATLTSTLSGIGAPLQTWYGVRVFTDGTEAGAELPGDAELERLLAAEDRAGRTDPYRGAAALLHLCGVRG
- a CDS encoding DUF3043 domain-containing protein is translated as MFGSRSSKEEKDAATDKVSADLSQPRDPQAPKGRPTPKRAVAQSQRKAVVASTGNRKEDAKRARERRRVEMARQREALANGDERYLPNRDKGPVRRFVRDFVDSRFSVAEMFLPLAVIILVLSMVRVQNLQNIALLLWLGVIALILVDSVGMFIRLRSALNKRFPDEPKRGAVAYGLMRTLQMRRLRLPKPQVKRGERP
- a CDS encoding PspA/IM30 family protein, with product MSGVMKRMGMIFRAKANKALDRAEDPRETLDYSYQKQLELLQKVRRGVADVATSRKRLELQLNQLQGQSSKLEDQGRKALALGREDLAREALSRRASLQQQVSDLEVQHQTLQGEEEKLTLAAQRLQAKVDAFRTKKETIKATYTAAQAQTRIAESFSGISEEMSDVGLAIQRAEDKTAQLQARAGAIDELLASGALDDQSGLGSKDDIQAELDRLSGGTDVELELQRMKAELAGGPSAQQQAIEGGAPGAGQQSQTQHRFDKQ